A genomic region of Sphingobacteriales bacterium contains the following coding sequences:
- a CDS encoding helix-turn-helix domain-containing protein: MPVIRENNIKIIFGLKIKHLRESKNLSLLMLSKSSGLSISYLNEIERGKKYPKTDKIVALARALDSSYDALVSLQLPPKLQRLGNLLTSNIISDLPLYLFGLDFGKMVEWMSNEPVKFSAFIGTITEIARTYDLQKEYFYFAALRSYQELHDNYFEELEEGVQFFIKKYKVDTLHLSYEFFENLLRQKFACYISYFSLETHPELTAIRYVFLPEKNRLLLHPRLNESQKAFIIGREITFNVLKAKERPTTSVMVQVPSFEHLINHFKASYCTAALLIPRERLLPDIERWLAHRTWNADDFFELLAKYPVSAELFLFRLTNILPKFFNIKDLFLLRFQQNRDGGNDGYDLTKELHLSQDAPQSHSNETLLHYCRRWSALQSLQLLNTQQQQGSAAPAILVQRSVFLDSGNEYWCLSVARAMDPTPLLNSSVTIGLRINEELAKKAAFVQDPHIQRVVVNQNCENCPLHDCQERVAPPTLYENNQQQLRLQAALLRLKDEQL, translated from the coding sequence TTGCCTGTGATTAGAGAAAATAATATCAAAATTATTTTTGGTTTAAAAATAAAGCATCTGCGCGAAAGCAAAAATTTGTCGCTGCTGATGCTATCCAAAAGTTCGGGACTGTCGATTTCTTATCTTAATGAAATTGAACGCGGCAAAAAATATCCCAAAACCGACAAAATTGTCGCCCTTGCCCGCGCCCTCGACAGCAGCTACGATGCACTTGTATCATTGCAACTGCCTCCCAAATTACAACGACTCGGGAATTTGCTCACTTCTAATATCATCAGCGACCTGCCTTTGTATTTGTTTGGTTTGGATTTTGGCAAAATGGTGGAGTGGATGAGCAACGAACCCGTAAAATTCAGCGCATTTATCGGCACTATCACCGAAATTGCCCGCACCTACGACCTCCAAAAAGAATATTTTTATTTCGCCGCCCTGCGCAGCTATCAGGAATTGCACGACAATTATTTTGAAGAACTCGAAGAAGGTGTGCAGTTTTTTATCAAAAAATATAAAGTGGATACGCTGCACCTCAGCTACGAATTTTTTGAAAATTTGCTGCGTCAGAAATTTGCCTGCTATATCAGTTACTTTTCGCTCGAAACCCACCCCGAACTTACCGCCATTCGCTATGTGTTTTTGCCCGAAAAAAACCGCCTCCTCCTCCACCCTCGCCTCAATGAATCGCAAAAGGCTTTTATTATCGGCAGAGAAATTACTTTTAATGTTTTAAAAGCCAAAGAACGCCCCACTACTTCGGTGATGGTACAAGTGCCTTCTTTTGAACACCTCATTAATCATTTTAAGGCTTCGTATTGTACGGCGGCTCTGCTCATTCCCCGCGAAAGGCTGCTGCCCGATATTGAGCGTTGGCTGGCGCATCGTACATGGAATGCTGATGATTTTTTTGAACTTCTGGCAAAATATCCCGTTTCGGCAGAATTGTTTTTGTTTCGGCTTACGAATATTTTGCCCAAATTTTTCAATATCAAAGATTTATTTTTACTCCGCTTTCAGCAAAATCGCGATGGCGGCAACGATGGCTACGACCTCACCAAAGAATTGCACCTGAGCCAAGATGCCCCGCAATCGCACAGCAACGAAACGCTGTTGCATTATTGCCGCCGATGGAGTGCGCTCCAATCCCTCCAATTGCTCAATACCCAACAACAACAGGGCAGTGCTGCTCCGGCAATTTTGGTTCAACGCTCTGTGTTTTTGGACAGCGGCAATGAATATTGGTGCTTGTCGGTGGCGCGTGCTATGGATCCTACGCCATTGCTCAATTCCAGCGTCACTATCGGGCTGCGCATCAATGAAGAACTGGCGAAAAAAGCCGCTTTTGTGCAAGACCCCCACATTCAACGGGTCGTTGTAAACCAAAATTGCGAAAATTGTCCGCTGCACGATTGTCAGGAGCGTGTTGCACCGCCTACCCTTTACGAAAATAATCAACAACAACTCCGCCTACAAGCCGCCTTGTTGCGACTTAAAGATGAACAATTATAA
- a CDS encoding 5'-nucleotidase C-terminal domain-containing protein has translation MLSKLCSKQWIKIVGVFLPLITCLQACYSGYYVNQAAYSTPQIIYSDTLPTDSAIVARIGSYHMELLPEDSAMAAFIAPYKADISKQMDVVIGEVDGALTHSRSAPESTLGNWACDAMMLMMKEKTNEPIDFCVINKGGLRIPELRGSVTIGRIYELMPFDNALTTVTLDSAQVIQFFQHIAANGGWPVSKEVSAIMDKDNNTLINVSINKEAVRGNRTYTVLVSDYIANGGDKCFFLQGLPRQSYNFLMRDALLKAVIYSTRQGEKIHAQLDNRMFWD, from the coding sequence ATGCTGAGTAAATTATGTAGTAAGCAATGGATAAAAATTGTCGGTGTATTCTTGCCCCTCATTACTTGCTTGCAGGCTTGTTATAGCGGCTATTATGTAAATCAGGCGGCTTACAGCACACCGCAAATCATTTATTCCGATACGCTGCCCACCGATTCGGCAATCGTTGCCCGCATCGGCAGCTACCACATGGAGCTGCTGCCCGAAGACTCGGCAATGGCGGCTTTTATTGCGCCTTACAAAGCTGATATTTCAAAACAAATGGACGTGGTTATTGGCGAAGTGGACGGCGCACTCACACATTCGCGCAGTGCACCTGAAAGCACTTTGGGCAATTGGGCTTGCGATGCAATGATGCTGATGATGAAAGAAAAAACCAACGAACCCATTGATTTTTGTGTTATTAATAAAGGTGGTTTGCGGATTCCCGAATTGCGCGGCTCTGTTACTATTGGGCGTATTTATGAACTAATGCCTTTTGACAACGCCCTCACCACAGTTACTTTGGACAGTGCGCAGGTAATTCAGTTTTTTCAACATATTGCTGCCAACGGCGGCTGGCCTGTATCCAAAGAAGTATCCGCAATAATGGATAAAGATAATAACACCCTCATCAATGTATCCATCAACAAAGAAGCGGTGCGCGGTAATCGTACTTATACTGTGCTGGTGAGCGATTATATAGCCAATGGTGGCGATAAATGTTTCTTTTTGCAGGGCTTACCGCGCCAAAGTTATAATTTTTTGATGCGCGATGCACTCCTGAAAGCGGTAATATACAGTACCCGACAAGGCGAAAAAATACACGCCCAACTTGACAATCGTATGTTTTGGGACTAA
- a CDS encoding peptidoglycan DD-metalloendopeptidase family protein, with protein sequence MFRVKKYALYVCLLLVMVAGAIAAQQDGSSKKNLENEKKRLAKEIEQSSKLLEEISQKKKNSLSELSVLSKQLKDRERLVQNINQQLNNTNAEILALERSLAEIDSGTVQLRNNYADMVRFAYKVHKTHSFLAFLLSAESFNDAYRRLQYIRRLNDYRQQRVNEMIKVSEEKKAKVAELNDNRVKSASLLQDHQQESEQLRLSKKRQDNLVKELGNEESDLRKKIKEKEKAVKRLDDQIRDIIRRELAATETRKGSGSAVGAAPNIAVERLSADFSKNQGKLPWPVQQGYIAGTFGRNMHPLVKNVYTTNNGIDIATQPNSEVRAIFSGTVSNILHSPGFQTAVIIKHGQYFTVYTNLKEVFVNKGDEVKAKQSIGVVFTNEDNETELHLEIWKGTNKLNPQKWIAAQ encoded by the coding sequence ATGTTTAGGGTGAAAAAATATGCTTTGTATGTTTGCCTGCTGCTTGTGATGGTGGCAGGTGCTATTGCCGCCCAACAAGATGGCAGTTCCAAGAAAAATTTGGAAAATGAAAAAAAACGCCTCGCTAAAGAAATAGAACAAAGCAGTAAATTGTTGGAGGAAATCAGCCAAAAGAAAAAAAACTCTCTCAGCGAACTTTCCGTACTATCCAAACAACTCAAAGACCGCGAACGCCTTGTTCAGAATATTAATCAGCAACTCAATAATACCAATGCGGAAATACTTGCGCTTGAACGCTCCCTTGCCGAAATAGACAGTGGCACTGTTCAATTGCGCAATAATTATGCAGATATGGTGCGCTTTGCTTATAAAGTGCATAAAACTCACAGCTTTTTGGCTTTTTTGCTCTCTGCCGAATCTTTTAATGATGCCTACCGCCGACTCCAATATATTCGCCGCCTCAATGATTACCGCCAACAAAGGGTGAACGAAATGATCAAAGTGAGCGAAGAAAAAAAAGCGAAAGTTGCCGAACTCAATGATAACCGAGTGAAAAGTGCTTCGCTGCTGCAAGACCACCAGCAAGAATCTGAACAACTGCGCCTTTCCAAAAAACGGCAGGATAACTTGGTGAAAGAATTGGGCAATGAAGAAAGCGATTTGAGAAAAAAAATAAAAGAAAAAGAAAAAGCCGTCAAACGATTAGATGATCAAATCCGCGATATTATCCGCCGCGAACTCGCTGCTACCGAAACTCGCAAAGGCAGTGGCTCGGCTGTCGGTGCTGCTCCCAACATTGCCGTAGAACGCCTCTCGGCTGATTTTAGCAAAAATCAGGGAAAATTGCCCTGGCCTGTACAACAAGGTTATATCGCCGGAACTTTCGGCAGAAATATGCACCCTTTGGTCAAAAATGTTTATACCACCAACAACGGTATTGATATCGCCACCCAACCCAACAGCGAAGTGCGTGCTATTTTTTCCGGCACGGTGAGCAATATTCTGCATAGTCCGGGCTTTCAAACGGCGGTAATCATCAAGCACGGGCAGTATTTTACCGTATATACCAACTTAAAAGAGGTATTCGTAAATAAAGGAGATGAAGTAAAGGCAAAACAAAGTATCGGTGTTGTTTTTACCAATGAAGACAACGAAACCGAATTGCATTTGGAAATCTGGAAAGGTACGAATAAACTCAATCCTCAAAAATGGATTGCAGCACAATAA
- a CDS encoding tryptophan 2,3-dioxygenase, protein MEHTKGVYYKDYLRLDDVLNAQFPESELIEREAHDEMLFIIIHQTYEMWFKQIRHELGSVMKIFAHPIAENSPDLPTALHRLQRIVTILDILVQQISILETMTPLDFLDFRNLLRPASGFQSLQFKIVESSLGLKMEHRVGREYFLSQLRPEDAQIIRDLDQQPSLLYLINNWLERMPFFDEAKFWKNYHPIFKEENNNGLHAFWNDYRQLYAKSLVEGERNNLEFFDQVFLIENDTTTPQMSADACRSALFIMLYRDYPLLQVPYRLLNTLLDIDEKLATWRFRHVAMVQRTIGTRMGTGGSTGAGYLRGALDKHYIFSEITQLTSFMIERRNLPILSAELQQELGFFVK, encoded by the coding sequence ATGGAACACACAAAAGGAGTTTATTATAAAGATTATTTGCGTTTAGATGATGTTTTGAACGCACAATTTCCTGAAAGCGAACTGATAGAGCGCGAAGCACATGATGAGATGTTGTTTATCATCATTCATCAAACCTACGAAATGTGGTTTAAGCAAATACGCCACGAATTGGGTTCGGTAATGAAGATATTTGCGCACCCTATTGCCGAAAACAGCCCCGACCTGCCAACGGCTTTGCATCGCTTGCAGCGTATTGTAACAATATTAGATATATTGGTGCAGCAGATTTCTATTTTGGAAACCATGACACCTTTAGACTTTTTGGATTTTCGCAACTTACTGCGTCCGGCATCAGGATTTCAGAGTTTGCAATTCAAGATAGTAGAGAGCAGTTTGGGATTAAAAATGGAACATCGTGTGGGCAGGGAATATTTTTTAAGTCAGTTGCGCCCCGAAGATGCCCAAATTATCCGTGATTTAGACCAGCAGCCGTCTTTATTATATTTAATCAATAATTGGTTGGAGCGCATGCCATTTTTTGATGAAGCGAAATTCTGGAAAAATTATCACCCCATTTTTAAAGAAGAAAACAACAACGGTTTGCATGCTTTTTGGAATGATTACCGCCAATTATATGCAAAAAGTTTGGTAGAAGGCGAGCGCAACAATCTGGAATTTTTTGATCAGGTATTTTTGATAGAAAATGATACAACTACCCCACAAATGAGTGCAGATGCCTGTCGTTCAGCGTTGTTTATTATGCTCTACCGCGATTATCCTCTGTTGCAAGTGCCGTATCGTCTGTTGAATACACTGTTGGATATAGATGAAAAATTAGCAACTTGGCGTTTCAGGCATGTGGCAATGGTACAGCGCACCATCGGCACGCGCATGGGTACGGGCGGCAGCACAGGAGCGGGTTATCTGCGGGGAGCATTAGACAAGCACTATATATTTTCCGAAATCACGCAGCTTACGAGTTTTATGATTGAACGCCGCAATTTGCCGATATTGAGTGCGGAATTGCAGCAGGAGTTGGGATTTTTTGTAAAATAG